From a region of the Paenibacillus sp. R14(2021) genome:
- the pepT gene encoding peptidase T, which yields MKDEILKRFTSYIEINTQSDEESDTCPSTAGQWTLARLLEAELKQIGLEDVTLDENGYVMGTLPANTDRDVPTIGFISHMDTATDFTGDGVKRQVVESYDGGDIMLNRELGIVLSPREFPELTGYKGQTLITTDGTTLLGADDKAGITEIVTAMAYLVKHPEIKHGRIRVAFTPDEEIGRGAHKFDVPAFGADFAYTMDGGPLGELEFESFNAAQAVITVKGVNVHPGTAKGKMVHSSKIAMALHGRLPAEEAPEFTEGYEGFYHLITIQGSAEQTKLVYIIRDHDKASFANRKAVLSAIVAEFRQTYGDERIVFEMKDQYYNMGEKIEPVKFIVNVAHEAMTNLGIAPIVKPIRGGTDGSQLSYMGLPTPNIFAGGENFHGKFEYVSLDTMVKATEVIVEIAKLFEQRGR from the coding sequence ATGAAAGACGAAATTTTGAAGCGTTTCACCTCTTACATAGAGATCAACACACAGTCCGATGAAGAGAGCGACACCTGCCCATCCACGGCAGGACAATGGACACTCGCGCGGCTTCTTGAGGCGGAGCTGAAGCAGATCGGGCTTGAGGACGTGACGCTCGACGAGAACGGCTACGTCATGGGGACGCTGCCTGCGAATACGGACCGCGACGTGCCGACGATCGGCTTCATCTCCCATATGGATACCGCGACGGACTTCACCGGCGACGGCGTGAAGCGTCAGGTCGTCGAGAGCTATGACGGCGGTGACATCATGCTGAACCGAGAGCTCGGTATCGTGCTTTCGCCGCGCGAATTCCCCGAGCTGACGGGATACAAGGGCCAGACGCTGATCACGACGGACGGAACGACGCTGCTCGGCGCCGACGACAAAGCGGGCATTACCGAGATCGTGACCGCCATGGCCTACCTCGTTAAGCATCCCGAAATCAAGCACGGCCGCATTCGCGTTGCCTTCACGCCGGATGAAGAAATCGGCCGCGGCGCGCACAAATTCGACGTCCCAGCCTTCGGCGCGGACTTCGCTTATACGATGGACGGCGGCCCGCTCGGCGAGCTGGAATTCGAGAGCTTCAACGCCGCGCAGGCCGTCATTACGGTCAAAGGCGTGAACGTTCACCCCGGCACCGCCAAAGGCAAAATGGTTCATTCCTCCAAAATCGCGATGGCGCTGCATGGCCGGCTGCCGGCGGAAGAAGCGCCAGAGTTTACCGAAGGGTACGAGGGCTTCTATCATTTGATCACGATTCAAGGCAGCGCGGAGCAGACAAAGCTCGTGTATATCATCCGCGACCACGATAAAGCGAGCTTCGCGAACCGCAAAGCTGTATTGTCCGCGATTGTGGCCGAATTCCGCCAAACGTACGGGGATGAGCGCATCGTGTTCGAAATGAAGGATCAGTACTACAACATGGGCGAGAAAATCGAGCCGGTGAAATTCATCGTCAACGTCGCGCACGAAGCGATGACGAATCTCGGCATCGCGCCGATCGTCAAGCCCATTCGCGGCGGAACGGACGGCTCCCAGCTGTCGTACATGGGACTGCCGACCCCGAATATCTTCGCCGGCGGCGAGAACTTCCATGGCAAGTTCGAGTACGTGTCGCTCGATACGATGGTCAAGGCGACGGAAGTCATCGTCGAGATCGCAAAGCTGTTCGAGCAGCGCGGGCGCTAA
- a CDS encoding ABC transporter ATP-binding protein — MPALNVPGRGINPGRGGPVVKPKNIKATLGRLWTYFGNERKLLTVIFSVVLVDSFIMLAAPYLIGASIDAMSATSAGTVDFGALELALLALVVSYIADGGLTLLQGWLMAGVSQRIVGRLRTSLFDKLHKLPIRFFDTRTHGELMSRMSNDIDNVSSTVAQSAAQVMTGSISIVGALVMMLILSPWLTLASLITVPAVFWLTRSIARSTAPLFKEQQRKLGMLNGHVEETISAIGIVKAFNREEKTIAQFDAVNDELCSIGTKAQIRSGFLMPIMNVINNLGFAAVAIVGGLLAVNGHITVGVIASFLSYSRQFVRPLIELANLFNVLQSGIAGAERVFEVLDEEEESADPPGAVPLVNPRGRVVFDNVSFGYRTDTPILRGVSFDSAEGTSTALIGPTGAGKTTIVSLLTRFYDVTGGSITIDGRDIRGYTKDSLRRAFGIVLQDTYLFAGTIRDNIKYGRPEASDEEVERAATLANAASFIRRLPLRYETLLAENGGNLSQGQRQLLAIARVILADPAILILDEATSSIDTRTELHIQDALRGVLQGRTSFVIAHRLNTIRDADRIMVIASGSIVESGSHDELMTRRGVYYDMFTNQFGAVLGG; from the coding sequence ATGCCTGCTTTGAACGTGCCGGGCCGAGGTATAAATCCGGGACGCGGAGGTCCTGTCGTCAAACCGAAGAACATCAAGGCGACTCTGGGACGGCTTTGGACGTATTTCGGCAACGAGCGAAAATTGCTTACCGTCATCTTCTCCGTTGTGCTGGTGGATTCGTTCATCATGCTCGCCGCGCCTTATCTGATCGGCGCCTCGATTGATGCGATGTCGGCGACGAGCGCGGGAACCGTCGATTTCGGCGCGCTTGAGCTAGCGCTGCTTGCGCTGGTCGTCTCCTATATCGCCGACGGCGGATTGACGCTGCTGCAGGGCTGGCTCATGGCGGGCGTCTCGCAGCGAATCGTCGGCCGGCTGCGAACCTCGCTTTTCGATAAGCTGCACAAGCTGCCGATCCGTTTTTTCGACACGAGGACGCATGGCGAACTGATGAGCCGGATGTCCAATGATATCGACAACGTCAGCAGCACGGTCGCACAGTCGGCCGCGCAGGTGATGACGGGCTCGATCTCCATCGTCGGCGCGCTCGTTATGATGCTTATCCTCAGCCCATGGCTGACGCTTGCAAGCCTGATCACGGTACCGGCCGTGTTCTGGCTCACCCGTTCAATCGCCCGATCCACGGCGCCGCTGTTCAAAGAACAGCAGCGAAAGCTCGGCATGCTGAACGGTCACGTCGAAGAGACGATTTCCGCCATCGGCATTGTCAAAGCGTTCAATCGCGAGGAGAAAACGATCGCCCAGTTCGACGCGGTGAACGACGAGCTGTGCAGCATCGGCACGAAGGCGCAGATTCGCTCGGGCTTTCTCATGCCGATCATGAACGTCATCAACAACCTTGGATTCGCGGCCGTGGCCATCGTCGGCGGCTTGCTGGCGGTGAACGGCCATATTACCGTCGGCGTGATCGCGAGCTTCCTCAGCTATTCCCGTCAATTTGTCCGGCCGCTCATTGAGCTTGCGAACTTGTTCAACGTATTGCAGTCCGGCATCGCGGGAGCGGAGCGGGTATTCGAAGTGCTGGACGAGGAAGAGGAGTCGGCCGACCCGCCTGGAGCCGTGCCGCTCGTCAATCCGCGCGGCCGGGTCGTCTTCGACAACGTATCGTTCGGCTACCGGACGGATACGCCGATCCTGCGCGGCGTGAGCTTCGATTCGGCGGAAGGCACAAGCACGGCGCTCATCGGGCCGACAGGAGCGGGGAAGACGACAATCGTCAGCTTGCTTACGCGGTTCTATGATGTGACGGGCGGCTCCATCACCATTGACGGACGGGATATTCGCGGCTACACGAAAGACAGTCTGCGGCGGGCGTTCGGCATCGTGCTGCAGGACACGTATCTGTTCGCCGGCACGATTCGGGACAATATTAAGTATGGTCGGCCGGAGGCTTCGGACGAAGAGGTGGAGCGGGCGGCAACGCTTGCGAACGCGGCGTCGTTCATACGAAGGCTGCCGCTTCGGTACGAGACCCTATTGGCCGAGAACGGCGGCAACTTGAGCCAAGGCCAGCGTCAGCTGCTTGCGATCGCTCGGGTTATCTTGGCGGATCCCGCTATTCTCATTCTGGATGAGGCGACCAGCAGCATCGATACGCGAACGGAGCTTCATATCCAGGATGCGCTTCGAGGCGTGCTGCAAGGACGGACGAGCTTCGTTATCGCTCATCGGCTGAATACGATCCGCGATGCCGACAGGATTATGGTCATTGCCAGCGGCAGCATCGTGGAGAGCGGCTCGCACGACGAGCTTATGACCCGGCGGGGCGTCTATTACGACATGTTTACGAACCAGTTCGGCGCGGTTCTAGGAGGATAG
- a CDS encoding ABC transporter ATP-binding protein, with protein MSYLQPYFRRFGKPFAAAILFLTLEALCDLLQPTLMSRIIDVGVANKQLSEVVRYGGFMLLITAFGAVAASIRNVISSHVSLNFGTRLRSDLFRRIQTLSTGSIDKFDRASLVTRLTNDVTQMQNFTNGLMRIFVKSPLICLGSLIMAVRLNPPLSLVLAVVVPMVAVLIVVNMRIGFPLFSRVQGSLDRLNGVSREYLSGVRVVKAFNRFDYETEKFAGVNDDYQEASSRAMRMMSVFSPAIMLTVNFGIAAVIWIGGLRVDQGHMQVGHIIAFINYMTQILFSLLMISNVFNLFVRAKASSERIGEVFAEQDAMTWGVKEPSEPHAAGSIAFKGVSFAYGGTDSVLRDITLNCRPGETVGIIGSTGAGKSTLVNLIPRLYDAASGTVEVDGIDVREVDPKRLRERIAIVPQKTVLFTGTIRDNLLWGKEDATEEEMVHAAKMAQAHDFIEACPEGYDTKLGQGGVNLSGGQKQRLSIARALVRRPSILILDDCTSAVDAATESHIKRALREYAEGLTCLLIAQRMTSVMDADRIVVLDNGEIVGHGKHDELMRECRAYQEIYRSQTGKEASANV; from the coding sequence TTGAGCTATCTTCAGCCTTATTTTCGCCGCTTCGGCAAGCCGTTCGCGGCGGCGATTCTGTTCCTGACGCTGGAAGCGCTATGCGATCTTCTCCAGCCGACGCTGATGTCGCGCATCATCGATGTCGGGGTTGCAAACAAGCAGTTGAGCGAGGTCGTCCGTTACGGCGGTTTCATGCTGCTTATTACCGCTTTCGGAGCGGTGGCAGCATCGATCCGCAATGTCATTTCCAGCCACGTATCGCTCAACTTCGGCACCCGGCTGCGCTCAGATCTATTTCGACGTATCCAGACGCTGAGCACGGGCAGTATCGACAAGTTCGACCGCGCGTCTCTGGTCACTCGCCTGACCAATGACGTGACTCAGATGCAGAACTTCACGAACGGACTCATGCGTATTTTCGTCAAATCGCCGCTTATTTGCCTGGGCAGCTTAATTATGGCTGTGCGGCTCAATCCGCCGCTGTCCTTAGTGCTGGCCGTCGTCGTTCCCATGGTGGCGGTGCTGATCGTCGTCAATATGCGCATCGGTTTTCCGTTGTTCTCGCGCGTACAAGGGTCGCTTGACCGGCTGAACGGCGTATCGCGGGAATATCTCTCCGGCGTGCGCGTTGTCAAAGCATTCAACCGATTCGATTACGAGACGGAGAAGTTCGCTGGCGTCAATGACGACTACCAGGAGGCGTCTTCCCGTGCCATGCGGATGATGTCGGTCTTCAGCCCGGCCATTATGCTGACGGTCAATTTCGGCATCGCCGCCGTCATATGGATCGGGGGGCTGCGGGTCGATCAAGGCCATATGCAGGTCGGGCATATTATTGCATTCATCAATTATATGACCCAGATTCTGTTCTCCCTGCTCATGATCTCCAACGTGTTCAACTTGTTCGTCCGGGCCAAAGCTTCTTCGGAGCGGATCGGCGAGGTGTTCGCCGAGCAGGATGCGATGACTTGGGGCGTCAAGGAGCCGAGCGAGCCGCATGCGGCAGGAAGCATTGCGTTCAAGGGAGTCTCCTTCGCTTACGGCGGGACGGATTCGGTGCTTCGCGACATTACATTGAACTGCAGGCCTGGCGAGACGGTCGGGATCATCGGCTCCACGGGAGCGGGGAAAAGCACGCTTGTCAATCTCATTCCGAGGCTTTACGACGCGGCTTCGGGCACGGTGGAAGTGGACGGCATCGATGTCCGCGAAGTCGATCCGAAGCGGCTGCGGGAGCGAATCGCGATCGTCCCGCAGAAGACGGTGCTGTTCACCGGCACGATTCGGGACAACCTGCTCTGGGGCAAGGAAGACGCGACGGAAGAAGAGATGGTTCATGCGGCGAAGATGGCGCAGGCCCACGATTTCATCGAGGCGTGCCCGGAAGGCTACGACACGAAGCTCGGACAGGGCGGCGTTAACCTGTCGGGCGGCCAGAAGCAGCGGCTGTCCATTGCCAGAGCGCTCGTGCGGCGGCCGTCGATCCTGATTCTCGACGACTGCACGAGCGCCGTCGATGCCGCGACCGAATCGCATATTAAAAGGGCACTGAGGGAGTATGCCGAAGGGCTGACCTGCCTGCTGATCGCCCAGCGCATGACGTCCGTCATGGATGCGGACCGGATCGTCGTGCTCGACAACGGCGAAATCGTGGGCCATGGCAAGCATGACGAGCTGATGCGGGAGTGCCGGGCCTATCAGGAAATCTATCGGTCGCAGACCGGCAAGGAGGCATCGGCCAATGTCTGA
- the pepD gene encoding beta-Ala-His dipeptidase — MSNAVENIYTGDSKVLRFFEELSRIPRGSSNEKAISDFVADFARARGCTVIQDDRFNLIIRKPASAGYEAAPTVIFQGHLDMVCEKNKSTVHDFTKDPIRFRIDGDMIYAEGTTLGADNGIAVAAAMAIIDSPDMAHPELELLLTTEEETSMGGAFHLDASSLKGRMMINFDSDREGTLFVSSAGGVNAYHIVQAAWQEKDGSPYTIIVQGLMGGHSGDDIIHERGNANKVLGRVLDDLRRHTAFGLAGVSGGMKVNAIPREAEAAVYLSDEGKTIAEARIAELNRILKDEYQASDKGVAVVLQAGFEASGGPSAAAAGRVLTEAAKMSVIRLLALIPSGVLGMDKAIANLVRTSSNLGVVTTSEKEIVFQSLARSSLRSQAEDVLRIMETLAETAGCAFRNDAYFPGWPYRAESKLRPVFQEVYARKFGKPLEIKAIHAGLECGILIEKLPDLDAISFGPDLFDIHTPEEHLSISSVERTWSYLQDVLRELKG, encoded by the coding sequence ATGAGCAATGCGGTGGAAAACATCTACACAGGCGACTCCAAGGTGCTGCGGTTCTTCGAGGAGCTGTCTCGCATTCCACGGGGGTCGAGCAACGAGAAGGCGATCAGCGATTTTGTCGCGGATTTCGCGCGGGCACGCGGCTGCACGGTCATCCAGGACGATCGGTTCAATCTCATCATCCGGAAGCCGGCTTCGGCTGGCTATGAGGCGGCGCCGACCGTTATTTTCCAAGGCCATCTGGATATGGTCTGCGAGAAAAACAAATCGACGGTTCATGATTTCACCAAGGACCCCATCCGGTTCCGCATCGACGGTGACATGATTTACGCGGAGGGCACGACCCTGGGCGCGGATAACGGCATCGCGGTCGCGGCGGCAATGGCGATCATCGATTCGCCGGATATGGCGCATCCGGAGCTTGAACTGCTGCTGACGACCGAAGAAGAGACGAGCATGGGCGGCGCGTTCCATCTCGATGCCTCGTCCCTCAAGGGCCGAATGATGATCAATTTCGACTCCGACCGGGAGGGCACTCTGTTCGTGAGCAGCGCGGGAGGCGTGAATGCCTACCACATCGTGCAGGCGGCATGGCAGGAAAAAGACGGTTCGCCATACACGATCATCGTTCAAGGCTTGATGGGCGGACATTCCGGCGACGATATCATTCATGAGCGGGGCAACGCGAACAAGGTACTGGGCCGCGTACTGGATGACCTTCGACGCCATACGGCGTTCGGACTTGCAGGCGTAAGCGGCGGCATGAAGGTCAATGCCATTCCGCGCGAAGCCGAGGCAGCGGTTTACTTGAGCGACGAGGGAAAAACAATCGCCGAAGCGCGGATTGCGGAGCTTAACCGGATTCTGAAGGATGAGTATCAGGCCAGCGACAAAGGGGTTGCCGTCGTGCTGCAAGCCGGCTTCGAAGCAAGCGGCGGTCCGTCGGCCGCGGCAGCGGGCCGTGTCTTGACGGAAGCAGCGAAAATGTCCGTCATCCGACTGCTGGCGCTCATCCCGAGCGGCGTGCTGGGCATGGACAAGGCAATTGCGAACCTGGTGCGCACGTCGTCCAATCTGGGCGTCGTGACGACAAGCGAGAAGGAAATCGTCTTCCAAAGCTTGGCGCGCAGCTCCCTGCGCTCGCAAGCCGAGGACGTACTGCGGATCATGGAGACGCTGGCCGAGACAGCGGGCTGCGCCTTCCGTAACGATGCGTATTTCCCAGGCTGGCCGTACCGTGCGGAGTCGAAGCTTCGTCCGGTCTTCCAAGAGGTGTACGCGCGCAAATTCGGCAAGCCGCTTGAGATCAAAGCGATCCATGCAGGCCTCGAATGCGGCATTCTCATCGAGAAACTGCCTGACCTCGACGCGATCTCTTTCGGGCCGGATCTGTTCGACATCCATACGCCGGAGGAGCATCTGTCGATCTCATCCGTGGAACGGACATGGTCCTATCTGCAGGATGTACTGCGAGAGTTGAAGGGGTAA
- a CDS encoding RNA polymerase sigma factor — protein sequence MKQQLFHTMYCGYANQVYAYLLGRTSSKSEAEDLLHDVFLRIWNRIETVERIPEDQRLYWIFSIAANRAKDYYRNSASRKKMESRIQSEYQGISTGDLSSLLAVREQVDELETAIRGLPEELRYMLTMKAVGGMNSNEIGAALGMPAGTVRYKLSQARGLLARRLGLLESEDTLGRRATRE from the coding sequence ATGAAGCAGCAGTTGTTCCATACGATGTATTGCGGCTATGCCAATCAAGTCTATGCGTACCTGCTGGGGCGAACCAGCAGCAAGTCGGAAGCCGAGGATCTGCTGCATGATGTGTTTCTTCGCATATGGAACCGGATAGAAACCGTCGAACGGATTCCCGAGGACCAGCGGCTGTACTGGATATTTTCCATTGCGGCGAACCGGGCGAAGGACTACTACCGCAATTCCGCCAGCCGGAAGAAGATGGAGAGCAGGATCCAGAGCGAGTACCAGGGCATTTCCACTGGAGATTTGTCTTCGCTCTTGGCGGTGCGCGAGCAGGTTGACGAGCTGGAGACGGCCATCCGCGGTTTGCCGGAGGAGCTCAGGTACATGCTCACGATGAAGGCCGTCGGCGGGATGAACAGCAATGAGATCGGTGCTGCGCTCGGCATGCCCGCCGGAACAGTGCGCTATAAGCTGTCTCAAGCCCGCGGGCTCCTCGCCAGACGGCTGGGATTGCTAGAATCCGAGGACACATTAGGAAGGAGGGCGACCCGTGAATAA
- the uvrA gene encoding excinuclease ABC subunit UvrA: MKTSIEVRGARQNNLKNIDVNIPRDKLTVITGVSGSGKSSLAFEVIYGEGQRRFLESLSTFAKSRMNQLKKPDVDFVFGLSPVIAIEQKKGNANPRSTVGTMTDLYDFLRLLFASSGEACCPFCQHPIAAKSVNQMIDHVQTLPAGTELEVLAPIFKLYDEDYQTLFDEIRSKGFRSVKIDGTIHNLSDPLELDDEADYQMEVIVDKAVVTPALFKALTKTIENSLELVGEGFIRFEVTHAGGDKPIDMDAFYRNFGCPKHHLVIGELHPSYFSFNDPGSACRTCGGIGTYMRTEKRFLVKSPEKSVSKGALDHNIYGPSTKKSYRGMLFHSLFAHYGHSLDTPFRELPEDFVDRLFHGTRGEPFPILVTEDHPRHAQSQAGKPRKYGGLVSEVNRWYKWHVKKRGGNGGGDSDFFKRVMVEHTCPDCDGKKLKSQRFCVRIGGRDIHELCSVPLKELQTFLDRAAFSEEKRQVAGQIAGEIQSRLALLIDIGLEYLNLGRRSDTISGGEAQRIRLSTQISSGLMGMLYVLDEPSIGLHARDSARIVQTLQKLRDIGNTIIVVEHDIDTMLSADHIIEIGPGPGDHGGRIIAQGTAAQLRRTKESLTGAFLSGARRIDVPAQRRTPSGLALRIKGARANNLRHVSVSIPLGVMTCVTGVSGSGKSTLINEVLYKQLYAHFHDQRIVPGEHDSIEGFEHLTGIINIDQSPIGRSTRSNPATYVGFFDRIRELFAETEEAGARGLGKNEFSFNQKSGRCEHCQGEGIVTTQLQFMPDIESVCPSCKGARFNNDVLEVTLNGKNIAQVLDMSIEEAVSFFSGQPYVVHKLNVLHQLGLGYLKLGQSSTTLSGGEAQRIKLATEISKLKRGSHNLYILDEPTTGLHLHDIQKLIDCMNQLVDNGHSVLVIEHHLDVIKVSDYVIDMGPDGGKDGGTVVAQGTPEQVAAVAASHTGRFLKSVLVTDNRYWQQVPQTNA, translated from the coding sequence AAAATATCGACGTCAACATTCCGCGGGATAAGCTGACGGTTATTACCGGAGTGAGCGGCTCCGGCAAATCCTCGCTCGCGTTCGAGGTCATTTACGGCGAAGGGCAGCGCCGCTTTCTTGAATCGCTGTCCACGTTCGCCAAGAGCCGCATGAACCAGTTGAAGAAGCCGGACGTCGATTTTGTGTTCGGTCTGTCTCCGGTCATCGCAATCGAGCAGAAGAAGGGGAACGCCAACCCGCGCTCCACGGTCGGGACGATGACAGACTTGTATGATTTTCTCCGGCTCTTGTTTGCTTCCTCCGGTGAAGCGTGCTGCCCGTTCTGCCAGCATCCGATCGCGGCGAAGTCGGTCAATCAAATGATCGACCATGTGCAGACCTTGCCTGCGGGAACGGAGCTCGAGGTGCTTGCTCCCATCTTCAAGCTGTACGACGAGGATTACCAGACGCTGTTCGACGAGATTCGGAGCAAAGGCTTCCGCTCCGTCAAAATCGACGGAACGATTCATAACCTGAGCGATCCGCTTGAGCTGGACGATGAAGCGGATTACCAGATGGAGGTCATTGTCGATAAGGCGGTCGTAACGCCGGCGCTTTTTAAAGCGCTTACCAAAACAATTGAGAACAGCTTGGAGCTGGTGGGCGAAGGCTTTATCCGTTTCGAGGTCACGCATGCAGGCGGAGACAAGCCGATCGACATGGACGCGTTTTACCGGAATTTCGGCTGCCCGAAGCATCATCTTGTGATCGGAGAGCTGCATCCGTCTTATTTCTCCTTCAACGATCCGGGCAGCGCGTGCCGGACATGCGGGGGAATCGGCACCTACATGCGGACAGAGAAGCGGTTTTTGGTCAAGAGCCCGGAGAAAAGCGTCAGCAAGGGCGCGCTCGACCACAATATATACGGCCCCAGTACGAAGAAATCGTACCGGGGCATGCTCTTCCACAGCCTATTCGCGCACTACGGACACAGCCTCGACACCCCGTTTCGCGAATTGCCGGAAGACTTCGTCGATCGATTATTTCACGGCACCCGGGGCGAGCCGTTTCCGATTCTAGTGACGGAAGATCATCCTCGTCACGCCCAGAGTCAAGCCGGCAAGCCGCGAAAGTACGGCGGACTCGTGAGCGAGGTGAACCGGTGGTACAAGTGGCATGTGAAGAAGAGAGGCGGAAACGGCGGCGGGGACAGTGACTTCTTCAAAAGGGTGATGGTCGAGCATACGTGTCCGGACTGCGACGGCAAGAAGCTCAAATCCCAGCGGTTTTGCGTGCGTATCGGCGGCCGGGATATTCATGAGCTGTGCAGCGTGCCGCTGAAGGAGCTGCAAACGTTCTTGGACCGCGCCGCATTTTCGGAAGAGAAGAGGCAGGTGGCCGGGCAAATCGCCGGAGAAATCCAGTCGAGGCTTGCGCTGCTCATCGATATCGGGCTCGAGTATTTGAATTTGGGCCGAAGATCGGACACGATATCGGGCGGAGAGGCGCAGCGTATCCGTTTGTCCACGCAGATCAGCTCCGGTCTAATGGGGATGCTCTATGTGCTTGATGAACCGAGCATCGGACTGCATGCCAGGGACAGCGCCAGGATCGTGCAGACACTTCAAAAGCTGCGCGACATCGGCAACACGATCATCGTCGTCGAGCACGATATTGATACGATGCTCAGCGCGGATCATATCATCGAAATCGGACCTGGGCCTGGCGACCACGGCGGCCGGATCATCGCGCAGGGTACGGCCGCACAGCTGCGGCGGACGAAGGAATCGCTGACCGGCGCCTTCCTCTCCGGCGCAAGGCGCATTGACGTGCCTGCCCAGCGGAGAACGCCTTCTGGCTTGGCGCTGCGTATCAAGGGTGCGAGAGCAAACAATCTTCGTCACGTGAGCGTGAGTATTCCCCTTGGCGTCATGACCTGCGTGACCGGCGTTTCCGGCTCCGGCAAAAGCACGCTGATTAACGAGGTACTGTACAAGCAGCTGTATGCCCATTTTCATGACCAGCGGATTGTGCCGGGCGAGCATGATTCGATCGAAGGCTTCGAACACTTGACGGGCATCATCAACATCGACCAGTCGCCGATCGGCCGGAGCACGCGCTCTAATCCAGCGACGTACGTCGGGTTCTTCGACCGAATCCGCGAGCTGTTCGCGGAAACAGAGGAGGCGGGCGCACGCGGACTCGGCAAGAACGAATTCAGCTTCAATCAGAAAAGCGGCCGCTGCGAGCATTGCCAGGGCGAAGGTATTGTCACAACGCAGCTTCAGTTCATGCCCGACATTGAATCGGTGTGCCCATCCTGTAAAGGAGCCCGGTTCAACAATGACGTGCTGGAAGTGACGTTAAACGGGAAGAACATCGCACAGGTGCTCGATATGAGCATCGAGGAGGCGGTATCGTTTTTCAGCGGGCAGCCGTACGTTGTGCACAAATTGAACGTGCTCCATCAGCTGGGCCTCGGCTACCTCAAGCTCGGCCAATCGTCCACGACGCTCTCCGGCGGCGAAGCGCAGCGAATAAAGCTGGCGACGGAGATCAGCAAGCTGAAGCGAGGCTCGCATAACCTGTATATTCTCGACGAACCGACGACCGGGCTGCACCTGCACGATATTCAGAAGCTGATCGACTGCATGAACCAGCTGGTGGACAACGGACATTCCGTGCTTGTCATCGAGCATCATTTGGACGTCATTAAAGTGTCCGATTATGTAATCGATATGGGGCCGGATGGAGGTAAAGACGGAGGAACCGTCGTCGCACAGGGTACGCCGGAGCAGGTGGCAGCAGTCGCTGCGTCGCATACCGGGCGTTTCTTGAAATCCGTGTTAGTGACGGATAATCGGTATTGGCAGCAGGTGCCGCAAACGAACGCTTAA
- a CDS encoding amidoligase family protein, with translation MWPKQIDWKTLRFGVEIEFIGGKPAELPLLPDWEMSLDELQIDETGAESGSELKTPPILWEEREQIRIMLTRLTEQGAQMNWSCGLHVHIGIEPWGEAMVLPIVDAALAHQDALRDLVGMSSDRLIYCLPVTEEMRTAYVRNPGQRALRRKGRPQSHRCGINAAAWYDIGTVEIRYANGSLDYEKIIRTIELYLRFVAAIGEGRELPHASEALAIALGAPLSGYPPAIPTPRWYQERVWLEEALIPIVSGLANELLPGGEIHHILPVSDGIAIEIIDWDGKQINVVCRPPSTDWQILRVETKPS, from the coding sequence ATGTGGCCGAAACAAATAGACTGGAAAACACTTCGATTTGGCGTGGAGATTGAATTTATAGGCGGGAAACCGGCAGAGCTGCCGCTGCTGCCGGACTGGGAGATGTCGCTGGACGAGCTGCAAATCGACGAAACGGGAGCCGAATCCGGCAGCGAGCTGAAGACGCCGCCGATCCTGTGGGAAGAGCGTGAGCAAATCCGCATCATGCTGACCCGGCTGACCGAGCAGGGCGCGCAGATGAACTGGAGCTGCGGGCTGCATGTGCACATCGGCATCGAGCCTTGGGGCGAAGCGATGGTGCTGCCGATTGTCGATGCGGCGCTTGCGCATCAGGATGCGCTTCGCGACCTTGTCGGCATGAGCAGCGACCGATTGATCTATTGCCTGCCGGTGACGGAAGAGATGCGTACCGCGTATGTGCGAAACCCAGGACAGCGTGCGCTTCGCCGCAAAGGCCGCCCGCAGTCGCATCGCTGCGGGATCAATGCCGCCGCCTGGTATGACATCGGCACCGTGGAGATTCGGTACGCCAACGGCAGCCTCGATTATGAGAAGATCATTCGCACGATCGAGCTGTATCTGCGATTTGTCGCTGCCATCGGCGAAGGGCGCGAGCTTCCGCATGCTTCAGAAGCGCTGGCAATTGCGCTTGGCGCGCCTCTCAGCGGATATCCGCCCGCTATTCCGACTCCGCGCTGGTATCAGGAACGGGTCTGGCTGGAGGAAGCGCTGATCCCCATCGTGAGCGGACTTGCGAATGAGCTTCTGCCAGGCGGGGAAATTCATCACATTCTGCCTGTCTCCGACGGCATCGCCATTGAGATTATCGACTGGGATGGCAAGCAGATCAACGTTGTGTGCCGGCCGCCATCGACCGACTGGCAGATTCTGCGGGTGGAGACGAAGCCCTCTTAA